The sequence TGCTCGGCGCCAACCTGGTGTGCCGCGACGGCCATTGGGTGGTCACCCGGATCCTGCCCGGCGAGTCCTCGGACTCCAAGGCCCGCTCTCCGCTGGCCGGTACGGGCATCCGTGAGGGCGCGGCGCTCACCCATGTCGACGGCCGCGGGGTGGACCCGGTGACCGGCCCGTATCCGCTGCTGGCCGCGGCCGGCGGCACCACCGTGGAGCTCACCTTCTCCCCGCCGGAGGGCGAGGGCCCGCCCCGCCGGGTCGCGGTGGTCCCGCTGGTCGACGAACGGCCGCTGCGCTACCAGGACTGGGTGGCCAAACGCCGCGCCGTGGTAAGGGAGTTGAGCGGCGACCGGTGCGGCTATCTGCACATCCCCGACATGGGCGGCTCGGGCTGGGCGCAGTTCAACCGCGATCTGCGGATGGAGGTCTCCCGGCCCGCGCTGATCGTGGACGTTCGGGGCAACGCGGGCGGCAATATCTCCGAGCTGGTGATCGAGAAGCTGACCCGCACCATCATGGGCTGGGATCTGACCCGCGACGCCGAGCCCGTCTCGTACACCAGCAACGCCCCGCGCGGTCCGGTGGTGGCGGTCGCCGACGAGATGACCTCGTCCGACGGCGACATGATCACCGCGGCCTTCAAGCTCCTGGGCATCGGCCCGGTGGTCGGCATGCGGACCTGGGGCGGGGTGGTCGGGATGACCGGCCGGCACCGGCTCGCCGACGGCACCGCGATCACCGTCCCGATGAATGCCGCATGGTTCCGGCTCTACGGCTGGGGCGTGGAGAACCATGGCGTCGAGGTCGACATCGAGGCGCTGCGCTCCCCGCTGCACTGGGCCGAGGGCCGGCATCCGCAGCTGGGCGTAGCGGTGCGCACGGTGCTGGAGCTGCTGGAGCGGCATCCGGCGTCGACCCCTCCGGACCTGTCGGACGCGCCGGACCGGCGGCGGCCGCCGTTGCCGCCCCGGAGCGGGGGCGCGGCGGAGGCGGCGGGGGCCTGAGCCGGCCGTCGGCCGGACCGGGCCAGGTCGCGACGGTAGGGGCAGGCCGCCGCAGCAGGGGCGTGCCACGGCAGAGCGCCAGAGCGGCCGCAAACTGAGGAACTGGCCATCCACCCTTTACGGGTGCCTGCTCAAGGTCGCCGGCTGACCGCCGGCTGACAACGCGGTGGGGCGCACCCGGTCGACCGGGTGCGCCCCTTCACGCATGACGCGTACGCCGCCGCGCGTGAAGTTCAGGACGAGCCGTGTCAGCTCTCGAAGCGGCCCTCGGCGGCGTCCATCGCGTCCTGGGCGGGGCGGCCGCCCTGCTGGCCACGCTCACGCGGCTTCTCCTGGCCGCCCTGACGCTGACCGCCACGCTCCTGGTCCTGGCGCTGACCGCCGTGCTCACGGTCCTGGCGCTGACCGCCGCGCTCGTGACCCTGCTCGCGAGCGTCGCTCCGGGCGTTCTGCGCCTGGTTCTTGAGCTCGTTGGCCTTGTCCTGGAACTGGTCCTTGATGCCCATGCTGTTCACTCCTAGTGGGGTGTAGGGGGGTTGGGCCCCGTTCAGCGTGACACGCCCGGACATTGCTCGCATTTCGATCACGGATGACTACGCTCCGTGATGCGCGCGGGTTGCCCGCCAGGCACTCACCCGGCACACAGCAGGCACCGACCGGCCGCTCAGGGGCGGCTCCGGTGCAGCTCGGGGCCTTCTCCCAGGCCGTTCGCCACCCGGGTCACCGGTCCGCCCGCGCCTTCTCGTCCGCCTCGCCGCCGGCGCCCACCAGGCCGACCCGCATGCCGTCCAGCCGGTCCCCGAACCGCCGCATCTCCCGCTGGCCCACCGACCCGATGAGCGAGGGCAGATACCCGCGGACCGACTGCATCCCGCGCAGCCACCACTGCCCGTAGACGTGCGCGGAACGGCGCTCGATGCCCACGACGATCCGGTCGACGGCGGGGTCCGGCGGATAGGTCTTGTTCGACGGCCACGGCAGCCGGGAGCGCAGCTCGCGCATCACCTCGTCCTGGTCGGCGCCGCGCACCATGTCGGTGTCGGTCCAGCTCAGATAGCCGACCCCGACCCGTACGCCCTTGTAGCCGACCTCGGCGCGCAGGCTGTGCGCGAAGGCCTCGACGCCCGACTTGGAGGCGCAGTAGGCGGTCATCATCGGCGCCGGGGTGATCGCGGCGAGCGAGGCGATCTGCAGGAAGTAGCCGCGGGACGCCATGAGGGCGGGGAGGAAGGCGCGGCTGGTGACCGCGCCGCCGATGAGGTTCACCTCGATGACCCGCCGCCAGGAGTCCGGGTCGGAGTCGGCGAACGGGCCGCCGGTCGCCACCC is a genomic window of Streptomyces sp. Edi2 containing:
- a CDS encoding SDR family oxidoreductase translates to MRASASRSRSGSRARSLEGQVVVVTGAARGVGALLARKLSARGATLALVGLEPDELRGVAASLHGPAHHWHADVTDHEAMARIAGEVKDRFGKVDVVVANAGVATGGPFADSDPDSWRRVIEVNLIGGAVTSRAFLPALMASRGYFLQIASLAAITPAPMMTAYCASKSGVEAFAHSLRAEVGYKGVRVGVGYLSWTDTDMVRGADQDEVMRELRSRLPWPSNKTYPPDPAVDRIVVGIERRSAHVYGQWWLRGMQSVRGYLPSLIGSVGQREMRRFGDRLDGMRVGLVGAGGEADEKARADR